One Silene latifolia isolate original U9 population chromosome 4, ASM4854445v1, whole genome shotgun sequence DNA segment encodes these proteins:
- the LOC141651616 gene encoding uncharacterized protein LOC141651616: MNEFSYIFRDASVIIEGDIVEAVQEFFISGQLLKQVNFTTLTLIPIKARPVTVADFRPIACCNVLYKIISKVLCNRLAKVLPTIGDRTSIKVLLRAFATLSCSSGLEMNTDKSDIYFNGMEQGEIDYILSISGFKPGVFPFRYLGVPISHKRMGIGDCTRLIEKVVARIRSWGAKKLSYAGRLVLIKAVLSQLHSYWTRIFVIPLTVIDRIEGICRNYLWSGSDQYVKTPSVKWDNI, from the exons ATGAATGAATTTAGCTACATCTTCAGGGATGCTTCAGTAATCATTGAAGGTGATATTGTTGAGGCTGTGCAGGAATTTTTCATTTCTGGGCAATTGTTAAAACAGGTGAACTTCACTACTCTTACCCTGATCCCTATAAAAGCTCGTCCTGTTACAGTTGCTGACTTTAGACCTATTGCGTGTTGTAATGTTTTGTATAAAATCATTTCTAAGGTCCTGTGCAATAGGCTTGCTAAAGTTCTGCCTACTATT GGAGATAGAACTTCCATTAAAGTGCTGCTAAGGGCTTTTGCTACTTTATCTTGCTCTTCTGGCTTAGAAATGAACACTGATAAATCTGACATTTATTTCAATGGTATGGAGCAAGGTGAGATAGACTATATTCTGAGTATTTCTGGGTTCAAACCTGGTGTCTTCCCATTTAGATATCTGGGGGTGCCCATTTCTCATAAAAGGATGGGTATTGGTGATTGCACCAGATTAATTGAGAAGGTGGTGGCTAGAATAAGGAGTTGGGGGGCTAAGAAATTGAGTTATGCAGGGAGACTTGTTCTCATAAAAGCTGTCCTAAGTCAGCTGCATTCCTATTGGACACGAATTTTTGTTATCCCTCTTACTGTAATTGATAGGATAGAAGGGATTTGTAGGAACTACCTCTGGTCTGGGTCTGATCAATATGTCAAAACTCCTTCTGTCAAATGGGATAATATTTGA
- the LOC141651617 gene encoding uncharacterized protein LOC141651617 codes for MKDGFVNGTWSSLPGRYSVSSGYKWLMGQQQPVHWYPLIWNRTLIPRHGFIGWLVVQERLMTKDRLLAFGIITDVACALCSIQNESYHHLFSECIFSTHCWDLFNEWIGIQIPKARVVDWFLKWRCNSLMKKQIIGAAIVALWYHIWHARNIARLEARVMAPRYILSQVKHDIKGRCQERKWTMKISHLPWEPVYA; via the coding sequence ATGAAAGATGGTTTTGTTAATGGGACTTGGTCTTCACTGCCAGGAAGATATAGTGTGTCCAGTGGGTACAAGTGGCTTATGGGGCAGCAACAACCTGTGCATTGGTATCCTCTTATCTGGAACAGGACTCTGATTCCTAGACATGGTTTTATTGGCTGGCTTGTAGTTCAGGAACGTCTGATGACTAAGGATAGACTTCTTGCTTTTGGGATCATTACTGATGTGGCTTGTGCACTTTGCTCTATTCAGAATGAATCTTATCATCATCTTTTCTCTGAGTGTATTTTTAGCACACATTGCTGGGATCTCTTCAATGAGTGGATTGGCATTCAAATTCCTAAGGCTAGGGTGGTTGATTGGTTTCTTAAGTGGAGATGCAACTCTTTGATGAAGAAGCAGATTATTGGGGCTGCAATTGTGGCTCTTTGGTATCATATTTGGCATGCTAGGAATATTGCTCGACTGGAAGCTCGAGTGATGGCGCCTAGATACATTCTTAGTCAAGTGAAGCATGATATAAAAGGAAGATGTCAAGAGAGAAAATGGACAATGAAGATTAGTCATTTGCCGTGGGAACCAGTGTATGCTTAG